The Pyrococcus kukulkanii genome contains a region encoding:
- a CDS encoding DUF835 domain-containing protein: MIGVVSGIIVTLLSLAIVMYVFPLERGLVGEIKRFIRIVIVSLLLLALSGVFIVLEATYHGNYWMPAAVLIMTSYLLLVSEAVKYIIVFSGKERRGTGGAYIIRKDEDVEFLVHTLSDSGIPVLLITRKRPDSTRRGVQVIWVSRVGDGVSPTDLHRLLNEAIKFLSGVKGKGVVVVDCVEFLLLYNEFKAVAKFLFTLKDHVLMSGGFLIIGTSPEVIGEREFNVLREEFPEASVEKVLSRLLPQGLFGIVGVQNVGGGEGGEEKSQGSSRDSKGEGSARWQEKTD, from the coding sequence ATGATAGGGGTTGTGTCTGGGATAATAGTTACACTGCTGTCTCTAGCGATAGTGATGTATGTGTTTCCGCTCGAGAGGGGTCTAGTTGGGGAAATCAAAAGATTCATCAGAATAGTTATAGTTTCCCTTCTTCTGTTGGCCCTTTCAGGGGTCTTCATAGTCCTTGAGGCAACGTATCACGGCAATTACTGGATGCCCGCGGCCGTGCTTATAATGACATCTTACCTTCTCCTAGTAAGTGAGGCTGTGAAGTACATAATAGTATTCTCGGGCAAGGAGAGAAGGGGAACTGGAGGGGCTTATATAATCAGAAAGGACGAGGACGTCGAATTCCTCGTCCACACGCTCTCAGACTCTGGAATACCTGTACTGCTGATAACTAGGAAGAGGCCCGACTCCACAAGAAGGGGAGTTCAGGTTATCTGGGTGAGCAGGGTTGGGGATGGCGTCAGCCCTACGGATCTCCACAGGTTGCTCAATGAAGCCATAAAGTTCCTATCTGGGGTTAAGGGTAAGGGAGTCGTGGTCGTTGACTGCGTTGAATTTTTATTGCTGTACAACGAGTTCAAGGCCGTGGCAAAATTCCTGTTCACGCTTAAGGATCACGTCCTAATGAGCGGTGGCTTCCTCATAATTGGAACCAGCCCTGAGGTGATAGGGGAAAGGGAATTTAACGTGCTGAGGGAGGAGTTCCCTGAAGCTTCGGTGGAAAAGGTGCTCTCAAGGCTACTTCCCCAGGGCCTCTTCGGAATTGTGGGGGTGCAAAACGTTGGTGGCGGTGAGGGTGGAGAAGAGAAGAGCCAAGGAAGTTCTCGAGATTCTAAAGGAGAAGGATCTGCTCGATGGCAAGAGAAAACCGATTAG
- the radB gene encoding DNA repair and recombination protein RadB has protein sequence MLTTGVRALDELLGGGVARGVILQVYGAFATGKTTFAMQVGLLNEGKVAYVDTEGGFSPERLKQMAESRGLDPQRALEKFILFEPLDFKEQRQVISKLKTVVNEKFSLVVVDSITAHYRSEGSKDHGELAKQLQVLQWLARRKNVAVIVVNQVYYDSNSNTLRPIAEHTLGYKTKDIVRFERLRVGVRVAVLERHRFKPEGTMVYFKITDKGIEDVSE, from the coding sequence ATGCTGACTACCGGCGTTAGGGCCCTAGATGAGTTACTCGGGGGAGGCGTAGCTAGGGGGGTTATCCTGCAGGTCTACGGTGCTTTTGCCACTGGAAAAACAACTTTTGCAATGCAGGTTGGCCTTTTAAATGAGGGAAAGGTTGCCTACGTTGACACCGAAGGGGGCTTCTCTCCCGAGAGATTGAAGCAGATGGCCGAGAGCAGAGGGTTAGATCCACAGAGGGCTTTAGAGAAGTTCATACTCTTTGAACCCCTGGATTTTAAAGAGCAGAGGCAGGTGATATCTAAGCTCAAGACGGTCGTTAACGAGAAATTCTCCCTAGTTGTTGTGGATTCAATTACCGCTCACTACAGATCGGAGGGCAGTAAAGATCACGGTGAGCTAGCCAAGCAACTTCAGGTTCTCCAATGGCTTGCTAGAAGGAAGAACGTTGCTGTAATAGTCGTAAATCAAGTGTACTATGACTCGAACTCCAACACCCTGAGACCGATAGCCGAGCACACCTTGGGCTACAAAACAAAGGACATAGTAAGGTTCGAGAGGCTGAGGGTTGGAGTAAGGGTTGCCGTTCTTGAGAGGCACAGGTTTAAGCCCGAGGGAACTATGGTCTACTTCAAGATTACCGATAAAGGGATAGAGGATGTTAGCGAATGA
- the taw22 gene encoding tRNA (guanine(37)-N1)/4-demethylwyosine(37)-methyltransferase Taw22 — protein MVAVRVEKRRAKEVLEILKEKDLLDGKRKPIRDGNYVFFPVTNGELAKSLGLEVVDISLPMRPERQIYKNLADLLPKDIVERLGRLDVIGDIAVITIPEELMDKVEIVAQAIRKLCPQVKVIARRGFHEGKYRVRKLEVIWGEDRLETIHKENGVLIKIDLASVFFNPRMKGERYRIAQLVRDGEKILLPFAGVLPYALVIARMREVKITAVELNPRAVELAYENIELNKRWLKGKIEVIHGDVFKVLQELPEFDRVISPTPKGVDALSLTLSKAKKYLHYYDFIHEDEIEAFRNRIIEECRRQGKECSVKVKKITDYKPHVYKVCADVEIKQNR, from the coding sequence TTGGTGGCGGTGAGGGTGGAGAAGAGAAGAGCCAAGGAAGTTCTCGAGATTCTAAAGGAGAAGGATCTGCTCGATGGCAAGAGAAAACCGATTAGAGATGGTAACTATGTTTTCTTTCCAGTGACAAATGGCGAATTGGCGAAATCCCTGGGGTTGGAGGTTGTTGATATAAGCCTACCTATGAGGCCGGAGAGGCAGATATACAAGAATCTTGCGGATCTGCTCCCTAAAGATATTGTGGAGAGGCTAGGAAGACTTGACGTGATTGGGGATATAGCCGTGATAACAATTCCTGAAGAGCTCATGGACAAGGTTGAGATAGTAGCCCAGGCAATAAGAAAGCTTTGCCCCCAGGTGAAAGTTATTGCGAGGAGGGGTTTTCACGAAGGAAAATACAGGGTTAGAAAGCTTGAAGTCATTTGGGGTGAAGACAGGCTTGAAACGATTCATAAGGAAAATGGGGTTCTGATTAAGATCGATCTCGCTAGCGTGTTCTTTAATCCTAGGATGAAAGGTGAGAGGTACAGAATAGCCCAACTTGTGAGGGATGGGGAGAAGATATTGTTGCCTTTTGCAGGGGTTCTTCCATATGCTTTAGTTATAGCCAGAATGAGGGAGGTTAAAATCACGGCCGTAGAGCTCAATCCTCGGGCCGTTGAGCTAGCTTATGAAAACATCGAGCTCAACAAGAGGTGGCTTAAAGGTAAAATTGAGGTAATACATGGAGACGTGTTCAAGGTTCTCCAGGAACTCCCAGAGTTTGATAGGGTTATAAGCCCCACGCCAAAAGGTGTAGATGCCCTATCCTTGACCCTATCTAAAGCTAAGAAGTACCTCCACTACTACGACTTTATTCACGAAGATGAGATTGAGGCCTTCAGGAATAGAATAATTGAGGAGTGCAGAAGGCAGGGAAAAGAGTGCTCGGTTAAGGTAAAGAAGATAACAGATTATAAGCCGCACGTCTACAAGGTGTGTGCCGACGTTGAGATTAAACAAAACCGTTAA
- a CDS encoding ATP-binding protein, with product MSNMFHDRERELEKLNEIYSFPGSSFVVIYGRRRVGKTALVKEFLKDKLGLYFFVSEKDETLLLDEYLQEIENKLSPHIPRYIKLKFTSLEEMINFLLEFSQEKKLVVVFDEFQNLRTVKHSLFSSLQKLWDEKKESSNLMLIAVGSYVGMIKHIFMDRKEPLFGRVDEWIKLKPFDFWNSWTFVRSLIKISPEDFVELYSALGGMPKYLLYLPRYHRGDVFNTLKALFFDEFAPLREEGLNVLKLEFGRFYRAYFSILEAVSLGYVTPKEISDKTGMKILTVGKYLSELTNNNEYLTREVPVTENPLKTRKVAYKIKDEFFNFWFRFIYHNYTMLEENPEKVFEKFKREFQPFVGKTYERIAQEFVKKLDLSFKLERVGRWWHKGEEVDVVAYNRHNVALFEVKWRDLKLKDVRRILRELERKAELLPLKGTYTFGVIARSIEDKEELREEGILAFDLRDIIR from the coding sequence ATGAGTAATATGTTTCACGATAGGGAGCGCGAGCTCGAAAAGCTCAACGAAATCTATTCTTTCCCGGGCTCAAGCTTTGTGGTAATCTACGGAAGGAGAAGGGTAGGAAAAACTGCCCTCGTTAAAGAATTCTTAAAAGACAAGCTTGGCCTATATTTCTTCGTTAGTGAGAAAGATGAAACCCTACTTCTCGATGAATACCTCCAAGAAATTGAGAACAAGCTTTCCCCCCACATCCCGCGGTACATAAAACTGAAGTTCACGTCGCTAGAGGAGATGATAAATTTCCTACTTGAATTTTCACAAGAGAAAAAGCTAGTAGTTGTTTTTGATGAGTTTCAAAACTTAAGGACAGTAAAACATTCTCTATTCTCCTCACTTCAAAAACTCTGGGATGAAAAGAAGGAAAGCTCAAATTTGATGTTAATAGCGGTTGGTTCATACGTTGGCATGATTAAGCACATCTTTATGGACAGAAAAGAGCCACTCTTTGGCAGGGTAGATGAATGGATAAAGCTTAAGCCCTTCGATTTTTGGAATTCTTGGACCTTTGTGCGGTCACTGATCAAGATAAGTCCGGAAGACTTCGTTGAATTGTATTCAGCACTGGGTGGAATGCCAAAATATCTCCTCTACCTTCCGCGTTATCATAGGGGAGATGTATTTAACACGTTGAAAGCCCTATTTTTCGATGAATTTGCCCCGCTCAGAGAAGAAGGCCTGAACGTCCTCAAATTAGAGTTTGGGAGATTTTATAGAGCATATTTTTCAATTCTTGAGGCCGTAAGCCTTGGCTATGTCACGCCTAAGGAGATAAGTGACAAAACTGGAATGAAAATTCTAACCGTAGGAAAGTACCTAAGCGAGCTGACTAACAACAACGAATACCTGACGAGAGAAGTTCCCGTCACCGAAAATCCGCTGAAGACGAGGAAAGTCGCATACAAGATAAAGGATGAGTTCTTCAACTTCTGGTTTAGGTTCATCTATCACAACTACACGATGTTGGAGGAAAATCCTGAGAAAGTCTTTGAGAAATTTAAGAGGGAATTTCAACCCTTTGTGGGAAAAACCTACGAGAGGATAGCCCAGGAATTTGTGAAAAAACTTGATCTTAGCTTTAAACTAGAACGCGTTGGCCGATGGTGGCACAAGGGAGAGGAAGTGGATGTCGTAGCGTACAACAGACATAACGTTGCGTTATTTGAAGTAAAGTGGAGGGATCTAAAACTAAAAGATGTAAGGAGGATTCTAAGGGAGCTGGAGAGAAAAGCAGAGCTACTCCCACTTAAAGGCACCTATACGTTCGGAGTAATAGCAAGAAGTATTGAGGACAAGGAAGAGCTGAGGGAAGAGGGAATACTAGCTTTTGACCTTAGAGATATCATTCGCTAA
- a CDS encoding DUF402 domain-containing protein has protein sequence MSTESEIAVRIRGIYSTALTKLFLDRGFKIVQPSDVIAERLGIEKSYEDFDVDIYDRNHGITIVGTKVEEVKKVLEEEFIDVFFRKLPYKLYGIYKGIVVKRDDRYVYVDIGNAIGTVLIEELPDATEGDEVVVQVKKHNVLPHLSVLITIPGDYAVLIPKPIGVQRHVKISRKIKDPEERERLRILGLSVDLGEWGVLWRTAAAYKDWNTLRDELVRLSKIADRLKEADKYSAPAEIIEGREIYDVEFGGGTKKKLDEIRHKVVPTIEGHHQFKSYDPEFTLAVEVAEGILAKMPSQRQKVSEGFIEAVVTNKGPKVGWLFTLNHVKPDGQVIKIGPGEIIEVSTNPLKVKMKRFLRPGKFYDGLEIPIEHGDYAITEIEAGKWWFVHRYYDKEGNLKGEFYNINTPVEIYPDKARYIDLEVDIVRWPDGKKEIIDKDKLKEHYDDGIISERLYKAVLKITQEVFDRI, from the coding sequence GTGTCTACAGAGTCAGAGATAGCGGTGAGGATTAGGGGGATTTATAGCACGGCCCTAACGAAGCTGTTCCTCGACAGGGGGTTTAAGATAGTCCAGCCGAGCGATGTTATTGCCGAAAGGCTCGGCATCGAAAAGAGCTATGAGGACTTTGACGTGGACATATACGACAGGAACCACGGAATTACAATCGTGGGAACGAAGGTTGAGGAAGTTAAGAAGGTTTTAGAGGAGGAGTTCATTGACGTATTCTTCAGGAAGCTCCCCTACAAGCTCTACGGGATATACAAGGGAATAGTTGTAAAGAGGGACGATAGGTACGTTTACGTCGACATAGGAAACGCCATTGGAACAGTTTTAATAGAAGAACTCCCAGATGCTACGGAAGGAGATGAAGTCGTGGTCCAGGTTAAGAAGCACAACGTTCTTCCCCACCTCAGCGTTCTCATAACGATTCCTGGGGACTACGCGGTGTTAATTCCAAAGCCCATAGGAGTTCAGAGACACGTAAAGATTTCAAGAAAGATAAAGGATCCAGAAGAGAGGGAGAGGCTCAGGATACTCGGCCTAAGCGTTGATCTCGGTGAGTGGGGAGTTCTCTGGAGAACGGCGGCAGCCTACAAGGACTGGAACACTTTGAGAGATGAGCTCGTAAGGCTGTCAAAGATAGCCGATAGGCTTAAGGAAGCAGACAAGTACTCAGCGCCAGCCGAGATCATTGAGGGAAGGGAGATTTACGATGTGGAGTTCGGGGGAGGAACGAAGAAGAAGCTTGACGAGATAAGGCACAAAGTAGTTCCAACCATCGAAGGGCACCACCAATTCAAGTCTTACGATCCTGAGTTCACCTTAGCTGTTGAAGTTGCCGAGGGGATACTTGCGAAGATGCCTTCCCAAAGGCAGAAGGTTAGTGAAGGCTTCATAGAGGCCGTTGTCACGAATAAAGGGCCAAAAGTTGGCTGGCTCTTCACGCTGAATCACGTTAAGCCAGATGGCCAGGTGATAAAGATAGGCCCAGGAGAGATAATAGAGGTTTCAACGAACCCGCTTAAGGTGAAGATGAAGAGGTTCCTCAGGCCCGGGAAGTTCTACGATGGACTTGAGATACCGATAGAGCATGGGGACTATGCGATAACTGAGATAGAGGCCGGAAAGTGGTGGTTCGTGCACAGGTACTATGATAAGGAGGGCAATTTAAAGGGAGAATTCTATAACATAAACACTCCAGTTGAGATTTATCCGGACAAAGCAAGGTACATTGATCTTGAAGTTGACATCGTCAGGTGGCCCGATGGAAAGAAGGAGATAATCGACAAAGACAAGCTCAAGGAGCACTACGACGATGGGATAATAAGCGAAAGACTATACAAGGCCGTTCTAAAGATAACCCAGGAAGTCTTCGACAGGATCTGA
- a CDS encoding MBL fold metallo-hydrolase: protein MKIVWYGHACFLVKTKGVSILIDPYPDVDEDKMEKVDYILITHEHMDHYGKTPLIARLNDAEVIGPKTVYLMAISDGLTKVREVKAGQTFDVGGVEVEAFYTEHPTSQYPLGYLIKGEKSVAHLGDTYYSPTFKGLRGRVDILLVPIGGRSTASEREAVDIIDIIRPRIVVPMHYGTYGPGNVEGFKQELVKRRVWVLVKDLKPYEGFEV from the coding sequence ATGAAGATAGTCTGGTACGGTCATGCATGCTTTCTTGTGAAGACGAAAGGTGTGAGCATTCTGATAGATCCTTACCCTGATGTAGATGAGGACAAAATGGAAAAAGTTGATTACATCCTTATAACTCACGAGCACATGGATCACTATGGCAAAACTCCCCTAATAGCGAGGCTGAATGACGCTGAGGTAATAGGACCGAAAACCGTTTACCTCATGGCAATAAGCGATGGCCTCACGAAGGTCAGGGAAGTTAAGGCGGGCCAGACATTTGACGTTGGAGGGGTTGAAGTTGAAGCATTTTACACTGAGCACCCAACGAGCCAGTACCCCTTGGGCTACCTCATAAAAGGCGAAAAGAGCGTTGCGCACCTTGGGGATACGTACTACAGTCCCACGTTCAAGGGGCTTAGGGGAAGGGTTGACATATTATTGGTTCCAATAGGAGGGAGATCTACTGCGAGCGAGAGGGAGGCCGTGGATATAATCGACATAATAAGGCCAAGGATCGTCGTTCCAATGCACTACGGAACTTACGGCCCAGGAAACGTTGAAGGCTTTAAGCAGGAATTGGTTAAGAGGCGCGTTTGGGTTCTCGTAAAGGATCTCAAGCCCTATGAGGGCTTTGAGGTATGA